A window of Nicotiana tabacum cultivar K326 chromosome 24, ASM71507v2, whole genome shotgun sequence contains these coding sequences:
- the LOC107775932 gene encoding uncharacterized protein LOC107775932: MGKKTQYWLLKTEPGEWSWDDQEANGGISKWDGVKNKQAQKYMKSMNIGDLCFFYHSGSKARRVVGVVSVAREWYADDDDSGGAVDVKAVGEMRRAVDLAEMKKDEGLKGFGLFRQPRLSVVPVEKGFWDKICEIGGGFEGDE, encoded by the coding sequence ATGGGGAAAAAAACACAGTACTGGTTACTGAAAACAGAGCCAGGAGAATGGTCATGGGATGACCAAGAAGCAAACGGCGGCATATCAAAGTGGGATGGAGTGAAAAACAAGCAAGCTCAGAAGTATATGAAGTCCATGAACATAGGAGACCTTTGTTTCTTCTACCATTCCGGGTCCAAAGCCCGGCGCGTTGTGGGCGTTGTATCAGTGGCGCGTGAGTGGTATGCAGATGATGATGACAGTGGCGGCGCAGTGGATGTGAAGGCGGTTGGTGAGATGAGGAGGGCTGTGGACCTGGCTGAGATGAAGAAAGATGAAGGATTGAAGGGTTTTGGGCTTTTTAGACAGCCTAGATTGTCGGTTGTACCGGTCGAGAAGGGTTTTTGGGATAAGATTTGTGAAATTGGTGGGGGATTTGAGGGCGATGAGTAG